From Kangiella sp. TOML190, one genomic window encodes:
- a CDS encoding MotA/TolQ/ExbB proton channel family protein — protein MKKIISLSLAAVVGLTANFSAPAATTLDDLLREVRNQERLQQQVNQQREAEFRANKATQERKLRDARNKLASAEATANNLQAQFQANELKLTELETELRAKQGNLGELFGVVRQAANSIQGDLKASLISAQYPGRDMLLENLNDSGTPSMQELRDFYVLLLQEMTEQGKVTTFTADVVNTAGLTESQTVKRIGAFNLTSGDDYLFFEDGKINTLQVQPNAQVLNALSAYNGVSSGYGGMYLDPSKGGILQLEKLKMSLPERLWKYKGVAGWAVLVLLIVGVIIALERLFMLYVVTGPAINSQKKNSTPKNNPLGRIMKVYLANKNEDTENLELKLDEAVLKETPKIERGINLIKVIAALGPLLGLLGTVTGMIEVFQSITLHGTGDPRTMADGISKALATTVWGLLAAIPLTFLHAIVAGKSKNIIHTLEEQSTGLMASHEENA, from the coding sequence ATGAAAAAAATAATTAGTTTATCTTTAGCTGCGGTGGTTGGTTTAACGGCTAACTTTTCTGCACCTGCAGCCACGACACTTGATGATTTATTGCGTGAAGTGCGCAATCAAGAGCGCTTACAGCAGCAGGTTAACCAACAGCGTGAAGCTGAGTTTCGTGCCAATAAGGCTACTCAAGAGCGTAAACTACGCGATGCGCGTAACAAATTAGCCTCAGCGGAAGCTACTGCTAATAACTTACAAGCACAATTCCAAGCGAACGAATTGAAATTGACTGAACTTGAAACCGAGTTGCGTGCAAAGCAAGGTAACTTGGGTGAGTTGTTCGGTGTGGTGCGTCAAGCGGCTAACAGTATTCAAGGTGACTTGAAAGCTTCTTTGATCAGTGCCCAATACCCAGGGCGTGATATGTTGCTAGAAAACTTGAACGATTCTGGTACTCCAAGCATGCAAGAACTGCGCGATTTCTACGTCTTGTTATTACAAGAGATGACCGAGCAAGGCAAAGTGACTACTTTTACTGCTGATGTAGTTAACACCGCTGGTTTAACTGAGTCGCAAACGGTTAAGCGTATTGGTGCTTTCAACTTGACCTCGGGTGATGACTACCTTTTCTTCGAAGATGGAAAAATCAATACCTTACAAGTACAGCCAAATGCTCAAGTATTAAATGCATTGTCTGCTTACAATGGGGTTTCTTCAGGTTACGGCGGTATGTATCTGGATCCTTCAAAGGGCGGTATCTTACAGCTTGAGAAGTTGAAAATGAGCTTGCCTGAGCGTCTTTGGAAATATAAAGGTGTCGCTGGCTGGGCTGTATTAGTCCTATTAATTGTGGGTGTAATCATTGCACTTGAGCGCTTGTTCATGCTGTATGTAGTAACAGGACCTGCAATCAATTCGCAAAAGAAAAACTCTACGCCTAAAAACAACCCTCTTGGTCGCATCATGAAAGTTTATCTTGCGAACAAGAACGAAGATACTGAAAATCTAGAGTTGAAGCTTGATGAAGCGGTATTAAAAGAGACGCCAAAAATTGAGCGTGGTATCAACCTAATTAAAGTAATTGCTGCCCTTGGCCCATTGCTAGGTCTATTGGGTACCGTTACCGGTATGATCGAAGTATTCCAATCGATTACTTTGCACGGTACAGGCGACCCAAGAACTATGGCTGATGGTATTTCTAAAGCCTTGGCCACCACAGTTTGGGGCTTGTTAGCAGCGATTCCATTAACCTTCTTGCATGCCATTGTTGCAGGTAAGAGTAAGAACATTATTCATACTCTTGAAGAGCAAAGTACTGGCTTGATGGCTTCGCACGAAGAAAACGCATAA
- a CDS encoding tetratricopeptide repeat protein, with protein sequence MIRKLAIFTALASILSVSTTADALVSTKYTGSCQFLAKETGKYPEKKVKGFKSEATFKKMQNANQLMADGNKAQAKAILMEIKNSSSDSFTLSIVNQYLARLAYDAGNFNQAVQYARQVVELDALPVNAILSMKKQVAYAYVAKKDYKNAINWLKQYFDQVIKPPVSDYKMLAQLYYQDKQYKSAICPSYIALKKTSKAKDKEPLYKMLFGMHYRLKDLAGSAKILAEMINFYPNNKQYWEQLYSIEHQRGDTKAALAVSELAYQKGLWTTEKEIKNLASMHANNGSPYNAAARIEEGIKKGIVKSNVENLKLLARFLDQAKADDKAISAYRRLINTTGSGKYAFRIGNIHFSKEKYKEAISAFNEAVQKGGLSSSEAGNTYLQLGAAKFYLGQEAGAIQALNKAKNYEQTRKSATSWVGFIQEKQRIRELMKKDAAELEAEVAAETEKAEETE encoded by the coding sequence ATGATTAGAAAGTTAGCAATCTTTACCGCTTTAGCTTCCATATTGTCCGTCTCGACAACAGCTGATGCACTGGTATCGACTAAATATACGGGTTCATGCCAGTTTTTAGCCAAAGAAACGGGCAAGTATCCTGAGAAAAAGGTTAAAGGTTTTAAAAGTGAAGCCACCTTTAAAAAGATGCAAAATGCCAATCAGCTGATGGCTGATGGTAACAAGGCGCAAGCTAAAGCCATTTTGATGGAAATTAAAAATAGCTCTAGTGATAGTTTCACTTTATCTATCGTTAATCAATACCTTGCTCGTTTGGCATACGATGCCGGTAACTTTAACCAAGCTGTTCAGTACGCAAGACAAGTGGTGGAGTTAGATGCTTTGCCAGTTAATGCGATTTTAAGTATGAAAAAGCAAGTAGCTTATGCATATGTGGCTAAAAAGGATTATAAAAATGCCATTAACTGGCTTAAGCAGTATTTTGACCAGGTCATCAAGCCGCCGGTTTCTGACTATAAGATGCTAGCGCAGCTCTATTATCAAGATAAGCAGTATAAAAGTGCTATTTGTCCTTCATACATTGCTTTAAAGAAAACGAGCAAAGCAAAAGACAAGGAACCGTTATATAAAATGCTTTTCGGTATGCATTATCGGCTAAAAGATTTGGCGGGAAGTGCGAAAATCCTAGCGGAAATGATCAATTTTTACCCCAATAACAAGCAATATTGGGAGCAGCTATATTCGATTGAACACCAAAGAGGAGATACCAAAGCCGCGCTGGCGGTTTCAGAACTTGCCTATCAAAAAGGACTTTGGACTACGGAAAAAGAGATAAAAAATTTAGCTTCTATGCACGCTAATAATGGTTCGCCTTATAATGCTGCAGCTCGTATTGAAGAAGGCATAAAAAAGGGTATTGTTAAAAGTAATGTAGAAAATCTAAAACTTTTAGCTCGTTTTTTGGATCAGGCTAAAGCTGATGATAAAGCTATATCAGCGTATAGAAGGTTGATTAATACTACTGGCTCTGGCAAATATGCTTTTAGAATCGGTAATATTCACTTCAGCAAGGAAAAGTACAAAGAAGCCATTTCAGCCTTTAATGAGGCGGTACAGAAAGGCGGGCTCTCGAGTAGTGAAGCTGGTAATACCTATCTACAGCTTGGCGCTGCCAAGTTCTATTTAGGTCAGGAAGCAGGTGCTATTCAAGCTCTAAATAAGGCAAAAAATTATGAGCAAACTCGTAAAAGTGCTACATCTTGGGTAGGGTTTATTCAGGAAAAGCAAAGAATACGGGAGCTTATGAAAAAAGATGCTGCAGAGTTAGAAGCTGAAGTAGCCGCTGAGACTGAAAAAGCAGAAGAAACGGAATAA
- a CDS encoding energy transducer TonB, producing MARIALSALISLGIVIGLFLLMNSLISAVSKPDEAEVQAVDLGFVEEEKKVQRKERRVPKKPPPPKEPPPPQQQVQQQNKVVTAIVNIQVENLDATFEGEGLYAGALGSGAGDFSGFGDGEAIPIATFPPNYPQEANLKGIEGWVDFTFDIGPDGAPSNIKVVGANPRRVFDKEARRAIRRWKFKPKMYNGQPVVQKNMRYRLEFKLEQ from the coding sequence ATGGCTAGAATAGCGTTAAGTGCACTAATCTCATTAGGCATTGTAATCGGCTTGTTTTTGCTGATGAACAGTCTCATTAGTGCGGTATCCAAACCCGATGAAGCGGAAGTGCAAGCCGTGGACTTAGGTTTTGTGGAAGAAGAGAAAAAGGTTCAGCGTAAAGAGCGCCGAGTACCGAAGAAGCCACCACCACCAAAAGAGCCTCCACCACCGCAGCAGCAAGTGCAGCAGCAAAATAAAGTGGTAACCGCGATTGTCAATATTCAAGTAGAAAACTTGGATGCTACATTTGAAGGTGAAGGCCTGTATGCTGGTGCTTTAGGCTCAGGAGCTGGAGATTTTTCTGGTTTTGGTGATGGCGAAGCTATCCCTATTGCTACTTTTCCGCCTAACTATCCGCAAGAAGCGAATTTAAAAGGTATTGAAGGCTGGGTTGACTTCACCTTTGATATTGGTCCTGATGGCGCACCTTCAAATATTAAGGTGGTTGGTGCTAATCCACGCCGCGTTTTCGACAAAGAAGCTCGCCGAGCGATACGTCGCTGGAAGTTCAAGCCTAAAATGTATAATGGCCAACCCGTAGTACAGAAGAATATGCGTTATCGCCTTGAATTTAAACTAGAACAATAG
- a CDS encoding ABC transporter permease subunit produces MNYAKVSSLSLRLKQWSSRPSWQMFSHNNGAVIGSLFLLLIILLAIIGPWIAPFDPAQQYSSRAFQPPLWNPLGNFPHFLGTDDLGRDLFSRLLYGARLSLVLSVFIVLTSGMIGVFLGAIASLIPQMLRSLLMRFMDILLSLPSLLLAIAVVAVIGPGLINAVYAVILVLIPQFVKLTQSAISQELNKEYSMAVKLDGANSKRLLFKHIGPNIVPALIIQSTFSFSTALLDIAALGFLGLGAQPPIAEWGTMLAESRAYIQYAPWTMVLPGLAIFLTILSVNLVGDGLRDALDPQINQ; encoded by the coding sequence GTGAATTACGCCAAAGTCAGCAGCCTCTCTTTGCGCCTAAAACAATGGTCCTCGCGCCCCTCGTGGCAAATGTTCAGCCACAATAATGGTGCGGTTATTGGTAGCCTGTTTTTACTTTTAATCATTTTATTAGCCATTATTGGTCCTTGGATCGCGCCTTTTGATCCGGCTCAACAATACAGCAGCCGTGCATTCCAGCCACCCTTATGGAATCCACTGGGCAACTTCCCACACTTTTTGGGCACCGATGATTTAGGTCGAGATCTCTTTTCAAGGCTTTTATACGGCGCTCGATTGTCGCTGGTGTTGTCAGTGTTTATCGTTCTTACTTCAGGCATGATTGGTGTTTTTCTTGGTGCGATCGCCTCGCTGATCCCGCAGATGCTGCGCAGTCTTTTAATGCGCTTTATGGATATCTTGCTTTCCTTGCCATCGCTGTTACTGGCCATTGCAGTGGTCGCGGTTATTGGGCCGGGGCTGATTAATGCCGTCTATGCGGTGATTTTGGTGCTTATTCCGCAATTTGTAAAATTGACTCAAAGCGCCATTTCGCAAGAACTGAATAAAGAATACAGCATGGCGGTTAAACTCGATGGTGCTAACTCTAAGCGCTTATTATTCAAGCACATTGGCCCTAATATAGTTCCAGCCTTGATTATTCAGTCCACTTTCAGTTTCTCCACGGCTTTACTGGACATAGCCGCCTTAGGCTTTTTAGGACTGGGAGCGCAGCCGCCAATCGCGGAATGGGGAACCATGCTGGCCGAGTCGCGAGCCTATATCCAATATGCCCCTTGGACTATGGTATTGCCAGGATTAGCCATATTCTTAACCATTTTATCAGTCAATTTGGTTGGCGATGGATTGCGCGATGCGCTCGATCCGCAAATTAACCAATAG
- a CDS encoding DUF3450 domain-containing protein codes for MNKTLTLKKTAVAVITSAILSGAALAGPFESSVTVEKRIDKAAASSQTKIDKLAEQAADAAFEYRNTLSRVDSLETFNAQLRRQVASQEKSIGNMAGEMESIDETEKGVLPLMDEMIKTLDQFVSLDIPFNIEERTARVQNLYKLMDDAGVSVSEKYRKILEAYQIEMGYGNVMQATAGEIDADGTSIQVDFLRVGRTAYVYLSKDGTNGRYWDKSAKSWVDLPSEFVEEVGEAIKMAKGIAPAELFEVPVPVAEAAQ; via the coding sequence ATGAATAAAACATTAACACTAAAGAAAACAGCGGTGGCCGTTATCACCAGCGCTATCTTGAGCGGAGCGGCACTCGCCGGGCCATTCGAGTCGTCGGTTACGGTTGAAAAACGTATCGACAAGGCAGCAGCATCTTCGCAAACTAAAATTGACAAGCTTGCTGAGCAAGCAGCTGATGCGGCTTTTGAATACCGTAATACGCTTAGCCGTGTAGACAGTCTTGAGACCTTTAATGCTCAATTAAGACGTCAAGTTGCTAGCCAAGAAAAAAGTATTGGCAACATGGCCGGCGAAATGGAGTCTATCGACGAAACCGAAAAAGGTGTTTTGCCTTTGATGGATGAGATGATAAAGACTCTCGATCAATTCGTTTCTTTAGACATTCCTTTTAATATCGAAGAAAGAACCGCGCGTGTTCAAAACTTGTACAAGTTAATGGATGATGCCGGTGTTTCAGTTTCGGAAAAATACCGTAAAATTTTAGAAGCTTACCAAATTGAAATGGGCTACGGTAACGTGATGCAAGCGACTGCTGGTGAGATCGATGCTGATGGCACTTCGATTCAGGTAGATTTCTTGCGCGTAGGTCGTACTGCTTATGTGTATCTTTCAAAGGATGGCACTAACGGTCGATATTGGGACAAGTCAGCGAAATCGTGGGTGGATTTACCTAGCGAATTCGTTGAGGAAGTAGGCGAAGCGATTAAGATGGCTAAAGGTATCGCGCCTGCTGAATTGTTTGAAGTACCAGTTCCAGTAGCGGAGGCCGCACAATGA
- a CDS encoding ABC transporter substrate-binding protein, protein MLVTACKQASDLSSNSTKTSAQAQNADINNELLVYCAEGSPVTLNPQTSTSGTTVDATSPTIFNQLLDYEPGTTNLRPRIAESWEISEDGLQYRFKLKKDIAFHSNQHFSPTRSLNADDVIFSIERQRDPMHPLYQAAKGRYPYFQSQGLAQLIQNIRKIDEHQLEIQLNRPESPFLAILATPYLPIQSKEYAEVLAQKNQLELFDKAPIGTGPFQLVDYQVDSLLRFKAFEEHFAGVSAIQNLVYAITPDPAMRFARFSAGECDIMRYPLPVHLKLAEQQAQIQSNQIAGLNVAYWAFNTEKAPFNQPKVRQALSYAINRKAIIRAVYDQQATIADSPIPTTSWAYQKPPQPIVYNPAKAKSLLAEAGYDKGLSLDIWAMPVQRGYNPNARKMAEMIQQDLTEIGVKAQIISFQWGTFLRRVRLGHHQTVLLGWNADNGDPDNFLTPLLSCLASQNRGNYARWCNQNFDRIIKRARLETDPEQRKKLYQQAQAMFQQEQPWLTIAYAQNSLLFNHQLNGVQLSPLGSISFEGVSFLNPQADSPKIDNPQTDNPQTDNPLQPLEAEPMAGDEKP, encoded by the coding sequence ATGCTGGTTACGGCTTGTAAGCAAGCTTCTGATCTCAGTTCAAATTCCACAAAAACCTCAGCCCAAGCTCAAAATGCCGATATAAACAATGAATTACTGGTCTACTGCGCCGAAGGCAGTCCAGTGACTTTAAATCCGCAAACCAGCACCTCCGGCACCACAGTCGATGCCACTAGTCCGACTATTTTTAATCAATTGCTCGATTATGAACCAGGAACGACCAACCTGCGCCCACGGATAGCGGAATCTTGGGAAATATCCGAAGATGGACTCCAGTATCGCTTTAAGCTTAAGAAGGATATAGCTTTTCACTCCAACCAACACTTTTCTCCAACTCGCTCATTAAATGCTGATGATGTGATTTTTAGTATCGAGCGACAACGGGATCCTATGCATCCGCTTTATCAAGCGGCCAAAGGCCGTTACCCCTATTTCCAAAGCCAAGGACTTGCTCAATTAATCCAAAATATTCGCAAAATTGACGAACATCAGCTTGAAATTCAACTAAACCGCCCCGAAAGCCCTTTTTTGGCGATTCTCGCAACGCCTTATTTACCGATCCAATCCAAGGAATATGCCGAAGTATTGGCACAAAAGAATCAACTCGAGCTGTTTGACAAGGCTCCTATCGGCACAGGCCCTTTTCAATTAGTAGATTACCAAGTAGATTCACTGCTGCGTTTTAAAGCTTTCGAAGAGCATTTCGCAGGAGTCAGTGCAATCCAAAACTTGGTTTATGCCATCACTCCAGATCCGGCGATGCGCTTTGCACGCTTTTCCGCCGGCGAGTGCGATATAATGCGCTACCCGCTACCGGTACACCTTAAATTGGCAGAACAACAAGCTCAGATCCAGTCCAACCAAATTGCGGGTTTAAATGTTGCTTATTGGGCTTTTAATACCGAAAAAGCGCCCTTTAACCAGCCCAAAGTACGCCAAGCGCTAAGTTATGCGATAAATCGCAAAGCCATTATCCGCGCGGTCTATGACCAACAAGCAACCATTGCTGACAGCCCTATTCCCACCACCTCTTGGGCTTACCAAAAACCGCCGCAGCCTATTGTTTACAACCCCGCCAAGGCTAAAAGCTTGCTTGCCGAGGCTGGCTACGATAAAGGGCTATCGCTTGATATTTGGGCCATGCCGGTACAAAGAGGCTATAACCCCAACGCGCGTAAGATGGCGGAGATGATCCAACAAGACTTAACCGAGATTGGCGTCAAAGCGCAAATTATCAGTTTTCAGTGGGGAACTTTTTTGCGTCGCGTTCGCCTCGGCCATCACCAAACCGTGCTGCTAGGCTGGAATGCCGATAATGGCGATCCCGATAATTTTTTAACTCCCTTACTAAGTTGCTTAGCCAGTCAAAACCGTGGCAATTACGCCCGCTGGTGTAATCAAAACTTTGACCGCATTATCAAGCGAGCGCGCTTGGAAACTGATCCTGAGCAAAGAAAAAAGCTCTATCAACAAGCGCAAGCTATGTTCCAACAAGAACAACCCTGGCTCACCATTGCTTATGCGCAAAATAGTTTATTGTTTAATCATCAGTTAAACGGAGTGCAACTCTCGCCCCTAGGCAGTATTAGTTTTGAAGGCGTATCGTTTCTAAATCCTCAGGCGGACAGTCCCAAAATAGATAATCCCCAAACTGATAACCCTCAGACAGATAATCCGCTACAACCGCTGGAAGCTGAGCCAATGGCGGGAGACGAGAAACCATGA
- a CDS encoding MotA/TolQ/ExbB proton channel family protein gives MELIYTILDFIDKGGWVLWVIGAVLFLMWTFIIERYWYIYGEFPKLARIKIAEWDARDDTLSWRAHRIRDYWVSEARESLNARLLLIKTLIAVCPLLGLLGTVTGMIDVFDTMSGQGSGSARQMAGGIFKATIPTMAGMVAALSGLFVSNRLEQAAFVKSHQFADSLPHH, from the coding sequence ATGGAGCTAATCTATACAATTTTAGATTTTATCGACAAAGGCGGATGGGTCCTGTGGGTTATTGGGGCTGTCCTGTTCTTGATGTGGACATTTATCATTGAGCGTTATTGGTACATTTATGGTGAATTTCCCAAGCTGGCTCGTATCAAGATTGCTGAATGGGATGCGCGTGACGACACACTGTCTTGGCGTGCCCATCGGATCCGCGATTACTGGGTATCGGAAGCACGTGAATCATTAAATGCACGTTTGCTGCTAATAAAAACCTTGATTGCGGTTTGCCCGCTGTTGGGTTTGTTAGGAACGGTAACGGGTATGATTGACGTTTTCGACACTATGTCTGGACAAGGTTCAGGTTCTGCGCGCCAAATGGCCGGTGGGATCTTTAAGGCGACAATTCCCACCATGGCTGGGATGGTAGCAGCACTTTCTGGACTATTCGTTAGCAATCGTCTTGAGCAAGCGGCTTTTGTAAAGTCGCATCAGTTCGCTGATAGTCTTCCGCATCATTAA
- a CDS encoding ABC transporter permease, whose amino-acid sequence MIATLLRLLFTAVVSFIGLTLLTFYISQQAAVPIFPYQASSAFGQYFEYVGHLFQADWGYSYISGNSVLTDFLKHFPATFELLTLALMMAIVFGLLLGIFAAKNQGSWIDNGLMSATLIGYSMPIFWWGLLLVLFFSLHLGLTPVAGRIGFEYHIEPVTRFMLIDSLISSNQYGYQAFYNALKHLILPSITLSWVPMAIMARMTRSSLVNILKFEYIRTARSKGLSESRIIRVHALRNAMQALLTIGGLQISILMTGLIITEYIFAWPGVGTWLLNAVSRQDYANIQGGILAISSIVIIFNLLLDLLSNYLDPRKRRPL is encoded by the coding sequence ATGATCGCTACCCTACTACGCTTACTGTTTACCGCGGTTGTTAGTTTTATTGGTTTGACCTTGCTCACCTTCTATATCAGCCAACAGGCAGCAGTACCCATTTTTCCTTACCAAGCCAGCTCTGCTTTTGGCCAATACTTTGAGTATGTGGGACATTTGTTTCAAGCCGATTGGGGCTACTCGTACATCTCGGGAAACTCGGTACTCACTGACTTTTTAAAACATTTCCCCGCCACTTTCGAGCTGCTAACTTTAGCGTTAATGATGGCAATTGTATTCGGTTTATTACTGGGCATTTTCGCCGCTAAAAACCAAGGAAGCTGGATCGACAATGGCCTGATGAGCGCAACCCTTATCGGCTATTCCATGCCCATTTTTTGGTGGGGCTTACTATTAGTGCTGTTTTTCTCTTTACATTTAGGATTGACTCCAGTAGCCGGACGAATTGGTTTTGAATACCACATCGAACCAGTTACCCGCTTCATGTTGATTGATAGCTTAATCAGTAGCAACCAATATGGTTATCAGGCTTTTTATAATGCGCTCAAACACCTGATCCTTCCCAGCATCACCTTAAGTTGGGTACCCATGGCCATTATGGCGCGCATGACTCGTTCTTCCTTGGTCAATATTTTAAAGTTTGAATACATCCGCACGGCTCGCTCAAAAGGCTTATCCGAGTCGCGGATCATTCGGGTGCATGCGCTGAGAAACGCGATGCAAGCATTACTTACCATAGGTGGTTTGCAAATCAGTATCCTTATGACGGGACTCATCATTACTGAATACATCTTTGCTTGGCCAGGCGTTGGCACGTGGCTTTTGAATGCCGTTTCGCGCCAAGACTACGCCAACATCCAAGGCGGGATTTTGGCCATCTCCTCTATTGTCATTATTTTTAATTTGCTGCTCGATCTACTATCAAACTACTTAGATCCGCGAAAAAGGAGACCACTGTGA
- a CDS encoding ABC transporter ATP-binding protein: MSLLQIENLTVKFKTDHGLVTAVDQARFQIEPGQVTGVIGESGSGKSVMALAIAELLSPAAIAQAELFSLEGKDLIRMPSAERKKLITDNISIIFQDPTSSLNPSLTIGFQLDETVRFHKGGNRKQCRERSLELLTAVGIHDAKRRYREYPHQLSGGLNQRVMIAMALACEPKLLIADEPTTSLDVTIQAQTLDLLMRLNEELGMALMLITHDFSILSETTEKVSVMYSGQIVESGRTYKLLSEPYHPYTKALLDSVPHFGMHYKKGRRLYNLAGSTPPMRHLPVGCNLGPRCPYASRRCVEMPKLRNLQGRQIRCHYPLLEKE; the protein is encoded by the coding sequence ATGAGCTTATTACAAATCGAAAATCTGACGGTTAAATTTAAAACGGATCATGGGTTAGTAACCGCCGTGGATCAGGCTCGCTTTCAAATTGAGCCAGGGCAAGTTACCGGAGTAATTGGCGAATCGGGTTCCGGTAAAAGCGTTATGGCGCTGGCCATTGCCGAGCTATTATCGCCGGCGGCTATCGCCCAAGCGGAATTGTTTAGTCTCGAAGGCAAAGATCTTATCCGGATGCCTAGCGCCGAGCGAAAGAAGCTGATCACCGACAATATTTCGATTATTTTCCAAGATCCAACATCGAGCTTAAACCCATCGTTAACCATCGGCTTTCAACTCGATGAAACGGTTCGCTTTCACAAAGGTGGCAACCGCAAGCAATGTCGCGAGCGCTCATTGGAGCTCTTAACCGCGGTTGGGATCCACGATGCCAAGCGCCGTTACCGCGAATACCCACACCAGCTATCCGGCGGTTTGAACCAGCGGGTAATGATTGCGATGGCGCTAGCCTGCGAGCCGAAACTCTTGATCGCAGATGAACCCACCACATCCTTGGACGTAACGATACAAGCGCAAACCCTCGATCTATTGATGCGACTAAACGAAGAGCTCGGCATGGCTTTGATGCTGATCACTCACGATTTTTCAATTTTGTCGGAAACTACTGAAAAAGTTAGTGTGATGTACTCAGGACAAATTGTTGAGTCTGGCAGAACGTATAAATTACTGAGCGAACCCTACCACCCTTACACCAAAGCCTTATTGGATAGCGTACCGCATTTTGGGATGCATTATAAAAAGGGCCGTCGGCTCTACAATTTAGCTGGCTCTACTCCGCCAATGCGCCACCTGCCGGTTGGTTGCAACCTTGGGCCGCGATGCCCTTACGCCAGTCGTCGCTGTGTCGAAATGCCTAAGTTACGAAACCTACAAGGCAGACAAATTCGTTGCCATTATCCGCTGTTAGAAAAGGAGTAG
- a CDS encoding biopolymer transporter ExbD — MAISTQKKTEDVEIDMTPMLDIVFIMLIFFIVTTVFVKQAGVEVNKTEALTSTARPDAYVFIAIDENNQIHIDKTVVQKAEIKAKLNAMRVENPNGDVVIQPDKKARAGLVLDVLDQAKRTGAKVSIATEQVK; from the coding sequence ATGGCAATTAGTACTCAAAAAAAGACAGAAGATGTAGAAATTGATATGACGCCGATGCTCGACATCGTCTTCATCATGTTGATTTTCTTTATTGTGACTACGGTTTTCGTAAAGCAAGCCGGCGTTGAAGTGAATAAAACTGAAGCGCTAACCTCAACGGCGCGTCCGGATGCTTATGTTTTTATCGCAATTGATGAGAATAACCAGATTCATATTGATAAAACGGTTGTTCAGAAAGCGGAAATTAAAGCAAAGTTAAACGCGATGCGTGTTGAAAACCCGAATGGCGATGTGGTGATACAGCCGGATAAAAAAGCTCGAGCAGGATTAGTCTTGGACGTGCTTGATCAGGCGAAACGAACCGGCGCCAAAGTCTCAATAGCAACAGAGCAGGTTAAATAA